ATAAATTGTGGATAATGGGAAGATCCCTTGGGAGTATTTCTGCCCTCGAACTTGCTTACCATTATCAGGATAATATTATGGGACTCATAGTGGAGAGTGGTTTTCCAAGTATTGTTAATATCCTTACACATCTTGGTGTTCCGGTCTATGATACAAAATTAGACCGTCTTTATAAGGAAAGCCTGGAGATGATACAGGGGATCTTTATACCAACCCTCATTATCCATGGGGAATATGATACCCTCGTTCCCCTTAAAGAGGGTGAAGATTTATATACACATATAGGTACAGAAGAAAAACACCTCCTCATAATCCCTGGAGCTAACCACAACGATATAATGTTTATAGGGTTCAAACAGTATTTCGATGCATTAAAAAGATTTATTGAAATTACCGACAAAACTCTATACTGACTATAATCAGGATATCTACAGTATAAGGAGGCTTTTAAAAATGAAGGCAATGGTGTTAAACAAAATCTACAACCTCGAGGAAAATAAAAACCCCTTAGAACTGGTTGATTTGCCAATACCTGTTCAAGGAGAAAATGAAATCCTGGTAAAGGTTTCAGCCTGCGGGATCTGCCACACTGAATTAGATGAAATCGAAGGGAGGACTCCTCCGCCAAGATTCCCGATTATCCTCGGTCACCAGATTGTTGGAAGGGTATATAAAATAGGCAGCAAGGTAAAAAGGTTTAAAGTTGGCGATAGAATAGGAATAGCCTGGATCCATTCTGCGTGTGGAAGGTGCAAGTTCTGCATCGAAGGTAATGATAATTTATGTGACCAATTTGAGGCAACGGGCAGGGATGCACATGGAGGCTATGCTGAATATACAACAATTTCTGAAGATTTTGCCTTCAAAATACATGATACATTTTCTGATTTAGAGGCGGCCCCTCTTTTATGCGCTGGTACAATTGGTTACAGATCCCTCAGGTTAACAGGTATCAAAGACGGAGAAAATTTAGGGCTTATAGGATTTGGGGCTTCAGCACATCTTGTCATCCAAATTGCAAGATATAAATATCCAAATTCCAGATGCTTCGTTTTCGCAAGAAGCGAAGGAGAAAGGGCATTTGCAAAAACACTTGGAGCCTTCTGGACAGGCGACATTGAAGATGAACCACATGAAAAACTACACTCAGCCATTGATACGACGCCTGTCTGGAAACCAGTTATTGAGGCCCTGAAAAATTTAGAAAAAGGGGGGAGATTGGTAATCAATGCTATTCGGAAAGAAGAAGTAGATAAAACATCCCTTTTAAAACTCGACTACTCTTCCCACCTCTGGCTTGAAAAGGAGATAAAAAGCGTTGCCAACGTCGCAAGACAAGATGTCAGCGAGTTTTTAAAGTTAGCAGCTGAAATCCCCATCAAGCCGGAAATTCAGGAATACACACTTGAAGAAGCAAATAAAGCACTTGTCGAGCTTAAGAAGAGGAAAATAAGAGGCGCAAAGGTGCTAAAAATTGAGTAAAAGAAATAATAGCATTTTTAAGTTATAGTGTCATTAATTATTCTTTCCGGACAACTATAAATATTACCCCGGTTTTTCCTTAGAAATCCTATAAGCGTGAGATTCAGGGTTCTGGCCAGTTCCACTGCAAGCGAGGTTGTAGATGAGACCCCACCAAGGATCTCCACTCCCAAACGTCCTGCTTTTTGAACCATTTCATAACTAAGTCTTGAAGTCAAAATAATAATAGCTGCTTCATTGATTTTTTTGCTTAACAGTAACTTGCCAATGGTTTTATCAAGTGCGTTATGTCTTCCTATATCTTCAGATAATGATAGTAGATCACCCTTTGCGCTAAAAATGCCAGCAGCATGAGTTCCCCCGGTAACCCGAAAAACTTCCTGTTTTTCCTCCACTATCTGTTGCAGTTTGAGGATTTTAGAAAATTCAATAGTTACTCTTTTATCCGCTGACTTTAGAGCCGTGCATATATCCTCTATCATATCCTTTCCACAGATTCCGCAACTTGAGTAAGTTGTTGACCTTTTCTGTTTTAGTTTAAAAGATTCTGTATTTTTTCTTGAGGCACTCAAATACACATTAATTTTGTTACCGGAATTATCACCGCAGTAATTAACACCTGTCACATCATCCATTGAATTTATAACCCCTTCAGTAAAACACAGGCCGATAGCCAATGGCATCTCCTCCCCGGGTAACCGCATTGTTATATAATAGGGTTCATCGTCAATAAATATTTCCAGCGGTTCTTCCATCGACACATAGTCTTCTGCTCTGACGTTCTCAACTCCGGAAAATTTTACAACGGGAATTTTCACTGTATTCACTGTATGGTGCTCCGATTTTTTATTATGCTGGGTATATGTTTAGCAAAATAATCAGTATTCAATATAACATAGTTTTTGATGGATAATACAAATTACACATCATGCCTTTTTAATAGAGCACAAAAGCGCCTTTATTTCAGGGTAACCCATAATAGGCTCCCGGCAGTTTGTGTCAGTGAGCAGGTTTGCATTGGCTTCTCCAGGCCACCCGTGAGGAACTAAAACCACACCTTCTGCTACCCTCTCATCCACGTGGACTTTCATTCTAACAGTGCCCCTGTTTGTTTCAATGATAATCTCGTCCGACTCTTTTATACCATATCGGGAAGCTGTTTTTGGTCCTATCTCCGTCCTGGGTTCAGGATTTTTTGCTTGAAGCGATTTAACCCTCCTGAGCTGTCCGTGCGTATAGTAAAGGTTCCTGCTTCCAGTAGAAAGGATCAGCGGGTACTTTTTTAACAATTCCGGTGAACTAACAGGGCTTCTCTGCGGTTCAAGATATGTAGGAAGGGGGTCAAACCCCAAGCGTGCCAATGCATCACTGTATATCTCTATTTTTTTTGTCGGTGTAGAAAATACCATTCCTTCTTTCATTCCATATTGTTTCTGCTGGTAATATGCGCCTTCAGGTTTTTTAATGAGAAGTTCTTCAAATGTCAATCCTGTTGGTTCCAGCTCGTACGCAACAAGTTCTTCCTCTGATTTCCATGGAAATTTGTCTCCTATGCCCAGCCTTTTTGCAAGCTCTGTGAAGAACTTCCACTCTGACCAGCTTTCATAATATGGTTCTATAGTCTTTTTTCGAAGCATCAGATAGGGCAAACAGTGACACACATTGTATGTATATGCAACCCCCCATTTTTCAAGATGTGAACAGGCAGGAAGCACATAGTGGGCAAGTTCTCCTGTCTCTGTCATGAAGAGATCATGGACTACAAGCAACTCCAGTTTTTTAAAGGCTGATTTAAAGGCATTTGAATCAGCCATGGATATAACCGGATTTCCCCCGATGACCAAAAAGGCCTTTATTTTTTCTGGAATGTTTTCGGGAACACAGGTAACCACACCATAGGGGCTCTTTCTTCCCCATACCTCATAAAA
This genomic interval from Pseudomonadota bacterium contains the following:
- a CDS encoding alpha/beta hydrolase → MLEGKKVVSNYLIIDQSSILRYVFYPRNDYAVCPKNAFDISVTVEDNVSILCRAYKGEDRLPWILYFHGNGEVVSDYDEIAPFYTERGLNLVVADYRGYGMSEGIPTLTNIVRDAHTIFKGIKKELTNRGYRDKLWIMGRSLGSISALELAYHYQDNIMGLIVESGFPSIVNILTHLGVPVYDTKLDRLYKESLEMIQGIFIPTLIIHGEYDTLVPLKEGEDLYTHIGTEEKHLLIIPGANHNDIMFIGFKQYFDALKRFIEITDKTLY
- a CDS encoding zinc-dependent alcohol dehydrogenase family protein — translated: MKAMVLNKIYNLEENKNPLELVDLPIPVQGENEILVKVSACGICHTELDEIEGRTPPPRFPIILGHQIVGRVYKIGSKVKRFKVGDRIGIAWIHSACGRCKFCIEGNDNLCDQFEATGRDAHGGYAEYTTISEDFAFKIHDTFSDLEAAPLLCAGTIGYRSLRLTGIKDGENLGLIGFGASAHLVIQIARYKYPNSRCFVFARSEGERAFAKTLGAFWTGDIEDEPHEKLHSAIDTTPVWKPVIEALKNLEKGGRLVINAIRKEEVDKTSLLKLDYSSHLWLEKEIKSVANVARQDVSEFLKLAAEIPIKPEIQEYTLEEANKALVELKKRKIRGAKVLKIE
- the fdhD gene encoding formate dehydrogenase accessory sulfurtransferase FdhD, with the protein product MNTVKIPVVKFSGVENVRAEDYVSMEEPLEIFIDDEPYYITMRLPGEEMPLAIGLCFTEGVINSMDDVTGVNYCGDNSGNKINVYLSASRKNTESFKLKQKRSTTYSSCGICGKDMIEDICTALKSADKRVTIEFSKILKLQQIVEEKQEVFRVTGGTHAAGIFSAKGDLLSLSEDIGRHNALDKTIGKLLLSKKINEAAIIILTSRLSYEMVQKAGRLGVEILGGVSSTTSLAVELARTLNLTLIGFLRKNRGNIYSCPERIINDTIT